One window of the Gammaproteobacteria bacterium genome contains the following:
- a CDS encoding PDZ domain-containing protein, which yields MSGGLIMLVAVVVSIMIHEAGHFVAARATGMKVTEFFLGFGPKIWSTTRGETEFGIKAIPLGGYNKIAGMDPLEEIAPEDVGRTYRDKKFWAKSVVVLAGVFLHFVLAYLIFFGILIGYGIENPDQPLTTMAAIQLTLDDGSVSPAATAGLQAGDRIMAVDGVPVSDWDQLVDLIADGPNQEVSLTVLRDGTTVELDTTLASRVNEQGETVGYLGVSPEYQTESVGVLRAAGLAGRAVGFTTVETITSLGNLVRPSSLARLAGAFIGNTDVPNDIRPVSPIGIVHLGEGLGFQALLVLIGLINIVLGVFNGLPLYPLDGGHFMVALYERVSGRKADMRKLMPVAAAVIVLVIFLFSVALLLDIVNPISPG from the coding sequence ATGAGTGGCGGTCTGATCATGCTCGTTGCGGTGGTCGTCTCGATCATGATTCACGAGGCGGGCCATTTCGTTGCTGCGCGGGCCACCGGGATGAAGGTCACGGAGTTCTTCCTCGGGTTCGGGCCCAAGATCTGGTCGACGACGCGTGGCGAGACCGAGTTCGGGATCAAGGCAATCCCCCTGGGTGGATACAACAAGATCGCAGGCATGGATCCCCTCGAGGAGATAGCGCCCGAAGATGTCGGTCGCACCTATCGTGACAAGAAGTTCTGGGCGAAGTCCGTCGTCGTGCTGGCAGGAGTGTTCCTGCATTTCGTCCTTGCCTACCTGATCTTCTTCGGCATTCTCATCGGTTACGGCATCGAGAATCCCGACCAGCCGCTGACGACGATGGCGGCGATTCAACTGACGCTCGATGACGGCAGTGTCAGCCCCGCTGCCACCGCCGGCCTCCAGGCCGGCGATCGGATCATGGCGGTGGACGGAGTACCGGTGTCCGACTGGGATCAGCTTGTCGATCTCATCGCCGATGGGCCGAACCAGGAGGTTTCTCTGACGGTGCTCCGGGACGGGACAACCGTTGAACTCGACACGACACTCGCATCGAGGGTGAACGAACAGGGTGAAACCGTCGGCTACCTGGGTGTCAGTCCGGAGTACCAGACCGAGTCCGTCGGAGTACTCCGTGCCGCCGGCCTCGCCGGACGAGCCGTGGGATTCACGACCGTCGAGACGATCACCTCCCTCGGGAACCTCGTTCGTCCGTCATCCCTCGCCCGTCTGGCCGGAGCGTTCATCGGCAACACCGACGTGCCAAACGACATCCGTCCCGTGAGTCCCATCGGCATCGTTCACCTTGGAGAAGGGTTGGGTTTCCAGGCGTTGCTCGTACTCATCGGACTAATCAACATCGTGCTCGGCGTCTTCAACGGGTTGCCCTTGTATCCGCTCGACGGTGGGCACTTCATGGTGGCGCTGTACGAGCGAGTCAGCGGTCGCAAGGCGGACATGCGCAAACTGATGCCCGTGGCGGCTGCCGTGATCGTACTTGTGATCTTTCTCTTCTCCGTCGCGCTGTTGCTCGACATCGTCAACCCGATCAGTCCCGGATGA